The Pseudomonas asiatica genome has a segment encoding these proteins:
- the tssC gene encoding type VI secretion system contractile sheath large subunit: MNDPLRDAQAQPGAATQDPSEFAALLLQEFKPKTERAKEAVESAVRTLAEQALAQTSLVSNDAIGSIEQIIAAIDAKLTAQVNQIIHHDDFQQLESAWRGLHYLVNNTESDEQLKIRVLNVSKTELHKTLKKFKGTAWDQSPVFKKLYEEEYGQFGGEPYGCLVGDYYFDQSPPDVELLGEMSKVCASMHAPFIAAASPTVMGMGSWQELSNPRDLTKIFTTPEYAGWRSLRESEDSRYIGLTMPRFLARLPYGAKTDPVEAFAFEEDTDGADSSKYTWANAAYAMAVNINRSFKYYGWCSRIRGVESGGEVQGLPAHTFPTDDGGVDMKCPTEIAISDRREAELAKNGFMPLLHKKNTDFAAFIGAQSLQKPAEYDDPDATANANLAARLPYLFATCRFAHYLKCIVRDKIGSFKEKDEMQRWLQDWILNYVDGDPAHSTETTKAQHPLAAAEVVVEDVEGNPGYYNSRFYLRPHYQLEGLTVSLRLVSKLPSAKGA; this comes from the coding sequence GACGCCCAGGCCCAGCCGGGAGCTGCCACCCAGGACCCGAGCGAGTTCGCCGCCCTGCTGCTGCAGGAATTCAAGCCCAAGACCGAACGTGCCAAGGAAGCGGTCGAAAGCGCCGTGCGTACCTTGGCCGAGCAGGCCCTGGCGCAGACCAGCCTGGTGTCCAACGATGCCATCGGCTCGATCGAGCAGATCATTGCCGCCATCGACGCCAAGCTGACCGCACAGGTCAACCAGATCATCCATCACGATGACTTCCAGCAGCTGGAAAGCGCCTGGCGTGGCCTGCACTACCTGGTCAACAACACCGAGAGCGACGAGCAGCTGAAGATCCGCGTGCTCAACGTCTCGAAGACCGAGCTGCACAAGACCTTGAAGAAATTCAAGGGCACTGCCTGGGACCAGAGCCCGGTGTTCAAGAAGCTGTACGAGGAAGAGTACGGCCAGTTCGGCGGCGAACCTTATGGCTGCCTGGTCGGCGACTACTACTTCGACCAGTCGCCACCCGACGTCGAGCTGCTGGGCGAGATGTCGAAGGTCTGCGCCTCGATGCACGCACCGTTCATTGCCGCCGCCTCGCCGACCGTGATGGGCATGGGCTCCTGGCAGGAGCTGAGCAACCCGCGCGACCTGACCAAGATCTTCACCACCCCGGAATACGCCGGCTGGCGCTCGCTGCGTGAGTCCGAAGACTCGCGCTACATCGGCCTGACCATGCCGCGCTTCCTGGCGCGTCTGCCTTATGGCGCCAAGACCGACCCGGTCGAAGCATTTGCCTTCGAAGAAGACACCGACGGCGCCGACAGCAGCAAGTACACCTGGGCCAACGCCGCCTATGCCATGGCCGTGAACATCAACCGCTCGTTCAAGTACTACGGCTGGTGCTCGCGCATTCGTGGCGTGGAGTCGGGTGGCGAAGTGCAGGGCCTGCCGGCGCACACCTTCCCCACCGACGACGGTGGCGTGGACATGAAGTGCCCGACCGAAATCGCCATTTCCGACCGCCGCGAAGCGGAGCTGGCCAAGAACGGGTTCATGCCGCTGTTGCACAAGAAGAACACCGACTTCGCTGCCTTCATTGGTGCCCAGTCGCTGCAGAAGCCGGCCGAATACGACGACCCGGACGCCACCGCCAACGCCAACCTGGCCGCGCGCCTGCCGTACCTGTTCGCCACCTGCCGCTTCGCTCACTACCTCAAGTGCATCGTTCGCGACAAGATCGGCTCGTTCAAGGAGAAGGACGAGATGCAGCGCTGGCTGCAGGACTGGATCCTCAACTACGTCGACGGCGACCCGGCGCACTCCACCGAGACCACCAAGGCCCAGCACCCGCTGGCAGCAGCCGAGGTTGTGGTCGAGGACGTCGAAGGCAACCCGGGTTACTACAACTCGCGCTTCTACCTGCGCCCGCACTACCAGCTCGAAGGGCTGACCGTGTCGCTGCGCCTGGTATCGAAGCTGCCTTCGGCCAAAGGGGCCTGA
- a CDS encoding Hcp family type VI secretion system effector translates to MAVDIFIKIGDIKGESHDKAHKDEIDVLNWSWGMSQSGNMHMGSGGGSGKVNIQDLSITKYIDKASPNLMAHCSSGKHIDKVKLTVRKAGGESQVEYLIINLEEVIISSLSTGGSGSDDRLTEHVTLNFAKVTVDYQPQKADGTKEGGPIKYGWNIRSNVKI, encoded by the coding sequence ATGGCTGTAGACATTTTCATCAAGATCGGCGACATCAAGGGCGAGTCCCACGACAAGGCCCACAAGGACGAAATCGACGTGCTCAACTGGAGCTGGGGCATGTCCCAGTCCGGCAACATGCACATGGGCAGCGGCGGCGGCTCGGGCAAGGTCAACATCCAGGACCTGTCGATCACCAAGTACATCGACAAGGCCAGCCCCAACCTGATGGCCCACTGCTCCAGCGGCAAGCACATCGACAAGGTCAAGCTGACCGTGCGCAAGGCCGGGGGCGAGAGCCAGGTCGAGTACCTGATCATCAACCTTGAAGAAGTCATCATCAGTTCGCTGAGCACTGGTGGCTCGGGCAGCGACGACCGCCTGACCGAGCACGTGACCCTGAACTTCGCCAAGGTCACCGTCGACTATCAGCCGCAGAAAGCCGACGGCACCAAGGAAGGCGGCCCGATCAAGTACGGCTGGAACATCCGCTCCAACGTCAAGATCTGA
- a CDS encoding type VI secretion system amidase effector protein Tae4 — protein MAKPSFINLWNAYPTDSSPCDGGWDNQCAIRMSIALNGEHTIKVNAGTYSEPRCAHGHARGAESLANWLWKHHLGAPLQLSGSASDRLKLGEKRGIIFFKDCFARAGQAFENRTGDHIDLWDRGRVTGYFADQAHRSKAVWFWELK, from the coding sequence ATGGCCAAGCCTTCTTTCATCAACCTCTGGAATGCCTACCCGACCGACTCCTCGCCTTGCGACGGCGGCTGGGACAACCAGTGCGCCATCCGCATGAGTATCGCGCTCAACGGCGAGCACACCATCAAGGTGAACGCCGGTACCTACAGCGAACCACGTTGTGCCCATGGCCATGCCCGGGGTGCCGAATCGCTGGCCAACTGGCTGTGGAAGCACCATCTTGGCGCCCCGCTGCAACTGAGCGGCAGCGCAAGCGACCGCCTCAAGCTCGGCGAAAAGCGCGGCATCATCTTCTTCAAGGACTGCTTCGCCCGTGCCGGGCAGGCATTCGAAAACCGTACCGGCGATCACATCGATTTGTGGGACAGAGGCCGGGTCACGGGCTATTTCGCCGACCAGGCCCATCGTTCCAAGGCCGTCTGGTTCTGGGAGCTGAAATGA
- the tssE gene encoding type VI secretion system baseplate subunit TssE has protein sequence MVAEIAARDRLQPSLLDRLTDDDPGNPQEAPDKRVLSLHQLKASVLRDLAWLLNTTSLLDSAATLGTPAGASVINYGLPALAGNSASNIDLAALERIIHQAIATYEPRILAHTLKVRAQAAPGEMNANALSFEIEGDLWAQPAALPLLLQTEVDLESGHVRVAPAERRRRA, from the coding sequence GTGGTAGCCGAAATCGCCGCCCGCGACCGTCTGCAGCCCTCGCTGCTGGACCGCCTGACCGACGACGACCCGGGCAACCCGCAGGAAGCGCCGGACAAGCGCGTGCTCAGCCTGCACCAGCTCAAGGCCTCGGTACTGCGCGACCTCGCCTGGTTGCTCAACACCACTTCGCTGCTCGACAGCGCCGCGACCCTGGGCACCCCGGCCGGGGCTTCGGTGATCAACTACGGCCTGCCGGCCCTGGCCGGCAACAGCGCCTCGAACATCGACCTGGCCGCCCTGGAGCGCATCATCCACCAGGCCATCGCCACCTACGAGCCGCGCATCCTCGCCCATACCCTGAAGGTGCGTGCCCAGGCCGCACCCGGCGAGATGAATGCCAACGCCCTGAGTTTCGAAATCGAAGGTGACCTGTGGGCCCAGCCGGCGGCCTTGCCGTTGCTGCTGCAGACCGAGGTGGACCTTGAGTCCGGCCATGTGCGCGTGGCCCCTGCCGAACGCCGGAGGCGTGCATGA
- the tssF gene encoding type VI secretion system baseplate subunit TssF translates to MNPRLLELYNQELQHIRESAAEFAREYPKIAGRLTLSGIECADPYVERLLEGFAYLTARVQLKLDAEYPTFTHNLLEIAYPHYLAPTPSMTVVQLQTDPDEGSLAAGFRLPRDSVLRANLGRNSQTPCEFRSTQDVTLWPLQVARAEYFGNPGAVLGRLASSVPQARAGLRLTLRSGAEVPFASLPLSHLPLYLNGADETPFRLYEQLLGSACAVFVRQPGADWVERIPVEQALRPCGFDDREAALPVVPQAFQGYRLLQEYFALPQRFLFVDFAGLEQAVQRCTGQTLEVLVLFERFDQSLESSVGASQFVPFCTPAINLFPRRVDRLHLSDRVHEHHVIADRTRPTDFEIHSLQRVTGHGTGPDQEFLPFYAVRDPSRYGRDQAYYIVRREPRVLSSDQRRNGTRSSYMGSETFISLVDGQQAPYRHDLRQLGISALCSNRDLPLFMSVGDGRSDFSLADSAPVAGVRCLAGPSRPKASHAHDNRAWRLISQLSLNYLSLAEHGQGAAALRELLRLYGDPQDSALNLQIDGLRDVSSKPCTRRLPMPGPIVFGRGLEITLTFDENAFRGTGVFLLGAVFERFLTRYVSINSFTETVLRTSERGEIMRWSAKPGRRPTL, encoded by the coding sequence ATGAACCCGCGCCTGCTCGAGCTGTACAACCAGGAGCTGCAGCACATCCGCGAAAGTGCGGCGGAGTTCGCCCGGGAATACCCGAAGATCGCCGGGCGCCTGACGCTGTCCGGGATCGAGTGTGCCGACCCCTATGTCGAGCGCCTGCTCGAAGGCTTCGCCTACCTCACCGCGCGGGTGCAACTGAAGCTGGATGCCGAGTACCCGACCTTCACCCATAACCTGCTGGAGATCGCCTACCCGCACTACCTGGCGCCGACCCCGTCGATGACCGTGGTGCAACTGCAGACCGACCCCGACGAGGGTTCACTGGCCGCCGGGTTCCGCCTGCCGCGTGACAGCGTGCTGCGCGCCAACCTGGGGCGCAACTCGCAAACCCCGTGCGAGTTCCGCAGCACCCAGGACGTCACCCTCTGGCCCTTGCAGGTAGCCCGCGCCGAGTACTTCGGCAACCCCGGCGCGGTGCTCGGGCGCCTGGCCAGCAGCGTGCCACAAGCCCGCGCCGGCCTGCGCCTGACCCTGCGCAGTGGCGCCGAGGTGCCGTTCGCCAGCTTGCCGCTCAGCCATCTGCCGCTGTACCTCAACGGCGCCGACGAAACCCCGTTCCGCCTCTACGAGCAACTGCTGGGCAGCGCCTGTGCGGTGTTCGTGCGCCAACCCGGCGCCGATTGGGTGGAACGTATTCCGGTCGAACAGGCCCTGCGCCCGTGTGGCTTCGATGACCGTGAAGCGGCGTTGCCGGTGGTGCCCCAGGCCTTCCAGGGCTACCGCCTGCTGCAGGAGTACTTCGCCCTGCCGCAGCGCTTCCTGTTCGTCGATTTTGCCGGGCTGGAGCAGGCCGTACAGCGCTGCACCGGCCAGACGCTGGAAGTGCTGGTATTGTTCGAACGCTTCGACCAGAGCCTGGAGAGCAGCGTCGGCGCGAGCCAGTTCGTGCCGTTCTGCACTCCGGCGATCAACCTGTTCCCGCGCCGTGTCGACCGCCTGCACCTTTCCGATCGAGTGCATGAGCACCACGTGATCGCCGACCGCACCCGGCCCACCGATTTCGAGATCCATTCCCTGCAGCGGGTCACCGGCCACGGCACCGGGCCGGATCAGGAATTCCTGCCGTTCTATGCGGTGCGCGACCCGTCGCGCTACGGCCGCGACCAGGCCTACTACATCGTGCGCCGGGAGCCGCGGGTGCTGTCCAGCGACCAGCGACGCAATGGCACCCGCTCCAGCTACATGGGCAGCGAAACGTTCATCAGCCTGGTCGACGGCCAGCAGGCACCCTACCGTCACGACCTGCGCCAGCTGGGTATCAGCGCCCTGTGCAGCAACCGCGACCTGCCACTGTTCATGAGTGTTGGCGACGGGCGCAGCGACTTCAGCCTGGCCGACAGCGCACCGGTTGCCGGCGTGCGTTGCCTGGCCGGCCCGAGCCGGCCCAAGGCCAGCCATGCCCACGACAACCGCGCCTGGCGCCTGATCAGCCAGCTGTCGCTGAACTACCTGTCGCTGGCCGAGCACGGCCAGGGCGCCGCCGCCCTGCGCGAATTGCTGCGCCTGTATGGCGACCCGCAGGACAGCGCCCTGAATCTGCAGATCGACGGCCTGCGCGACGTCAGCAGCAAGCCCTGCACCCGACGCCTGCCGATGCCCGGGCCGATCGTTTTCGGGCGTGGCCTGGAGATCACCCTGACCTTCGACGAAAACGCCTTCCGCGGGACCGGCGTGTTCCTGCTCGGCGCGGTGTTCGAGCGTTTCCTGACCCGCTACGTGTCGATCAACAGCTTCACCGAAACGGTACTGCGCACCAGCGAACGCGGCGAGATCATGCGCTGGTCGGCCAAACCGGGGCGCAGGCCAACCTTATGA
- the tssG gene encoding type VI secretion system baseplate subunit TssG: MNTLQAMQDEPWAYDFFQALRRLEAQYPELPRFGHSLRLADEPVRLGQRLDCGFAPSTLASVSADGNQPARLEQFFFGLGGPNGPLPLHLTEYMRERQRNHADSTSKAFLDVFHHRLLSLFYRAWAEARPTVSHDRPGDDYWAARLAALSGRGQPELQGQGALADTAKLHWSGHLSAQTRYPDGLCSILSGYFGVPVTLEEYVGQWLELPERSQLGVRANRLGVDLCLGRYAWDRQHKFRLCLGPLSLDQYHALLPGGQAFVELAAWVAEYLGQELDWDLNLILAQDQVPALQLNAGLRLGFDTWLGRPPHDARDLKLARYYADQPAAAHHTRNQDHG, encoded by the coding sequence ATGAACACCTTGCAGGCCATGCAGGACGAGCCCTGGGCGTACGACTTCTTCCAGGCGCTGCGCCGCCTCGAAGCGCAATACCCCGAGCTGCCACGCTTCGGTCATTCCCTGCGCCTGGCCGACGAGCCTGTGCGCCTGGGCCAGCGCCTGGACTGCGGGTTCGCCCCGTCGACCCTGGCCTCGGTCAGCGCCGACGGCAACCAGCCGGCGCGCCTGGAGCAGTTTTTCTTCGGCCTCGGTGGCCCCAACGGGCCGCTGCCACTGCACCTGACCGAATACATGCGCGAGCGCCAGCGCAACCATGCCGATTCGACCAGCAAGGCGTTCCTCGACGTCTTCCATCACCGCCTGCTGAGCCTGTTCTACCGTGCCTGGGCCGAAGCCCGACCGACCGTCAGCCACGATCGCCCGGGTGATGACTACTGGGCCGCGCGCCTGGCGGCGCTCAGTGGCCGTGGCCAACCCGAACTGCAAGGCCAGGGCGCGCTGGCCGACACCGCCAAACTGCACTGGTCCGGCCACCTGAGCGCGCAAACGCGCTACCCGGACGGCCTGTGCAGCATCCTCAGCGGGTATTTCGGCGTGCCTGTGACACTGGAAGAGTACGTCGGCCAGTGGCTTGAGCTGCCCGAACGCAGCCAGCTCGGCGTGCGCGCCAACCGCCTGGGCGTGGACCTGTGCCTGGGCCGCTACGCCTGGGACCGCCAGCACAAGTTCCGGCTGTGCCTCGGCCCGCTCAGCCTCGACCAGTACCACGCCCTGCTGCCCGGCGGACAGGCCTTCGTCGAACTGGCGGCATGGGTCGCCGAATACCTGGGCCAGGAACTGGACTGGGACCTCAACCTGATCCTCGCGCAGGACCAGGTGCCTGCACTGCAACTCAATGCCGGCCTACGCCTGGGCTTCGATACCTGGCTCGGCCGCCCTCCGCACGATGCACGCGACCTGAAGCTGGCCCGGTACTACGCCGACCAGCCGGCCGCCGCCCACCATACAAGGAACCAGGACCATGGGTGA
- the tssH gene encoding type VI secretion system ATPase TssH has product MGEISRAALFGKLNSVAYKAIEAATVFCKLRGNPYVELVHWLHQLLQLQDSDLHRIVRQFDIEPARLARDLTDALDRLPRGSTSITDLSSQVEEAVERGWVYGSLMFGESQVRSGYLLVGILKTPGLRHALLGLSNEFAKLKIEALSERFDEYVGDSPENHLAATDGFSAGQPGEASGAVAPAAMGKQEALKRFTVDLTEQARSGKLDPIVGRDEEIRQLVDILMRRRQNNPILTGEAGVGKTAVVEGFALRIVAGDVPPALKDVELRSLDVGLLQAGASMKGEFEQRLRQVIEDVQASPKPIILFIDEAHTLVGAGGAAGTGDAANLLKPALARGSLRTVAATTWAEYKKHIEKDPALTRRFQVVQVDEPSEAKALLMMRGVASTMEQHHQVQILDEALEAAVKLSHRYIPARQLPDKSVSLLDTACARVAISLHAVPAEVDDSRRRIEALEVEQAIIAREAAIGVPTGQRQAQADTLLAEERQRLATLESRWAEEKALVDQLLATRAQLRDQAGVVDQDAQVPGNPELRETLADLQRRLSALQGESPLILPTVDYQAVASVVADWTGIPVGRMARNEIETVLNLDSLLARRIIGQDHALEMIAKRIQTSRAGLDNPNKPIGVFMLAGTSGVGKTETALALAEALYGGEQNLITINMSEFQEAHTVSTLKGAPPGYVGYGEGGVLTEAVRRRPYSVVLLDEVEKAHPDVHEIFFQVFDKGVMEDGEGRQIDFRNTLILLTTNAGTELIARTCSDPQALPDPDAVASQLRKPLLEIFPPALLGRLVTIPYYPLSDAMLKAITRLQLERIRKRVEGTHKVGFAYDEGVVELIVSRCTETESGGRMIDAILTNGLLPDMSREFLTRMLEGKPLASVRISRRDNDLHYDFGAAD; this is encoded by the coding sequence ATGGGTGAAATCAGCCGCGCCGCGCTGTTCGGCAAACTCAACAGCGTCGCCTACAAGGCCATCGAGGCCGCAACGGTGTTCTGCAAGCTGCGGGGCAACCCCTATGTCGAACTGGTGCACTGGCTGCACCAGTTGCTGCAACTGCAGGACAGCGACCTGCACCGTATCGTGCGCCAGTTCGATATCGAGCCGGCGCGCCTGGCCCGCGACCTGACCGATGCACTGGACCGGCTGCCACGCGGTTCAACCTCGATCACCGACCTTTCCTCGCAGGTGGAAGAAGCCGTCGAGCGCGGCTGGGTATACGGCAGCCTGATGTTCGGCGAGAGCCAGGTGCGCAGCGGCTACCTGCTGGTCGGCATCCTCAAGACACCTGGCCTGCGCCATGCCCTGCTGGGGCTGTCGAACGAGTTCGCCAAGCTGAAGATCGAGGCGTTGAGCGAACGCTTCGACGAGTACGTGGGAGACTCACCGGAAAACCACCTGGCCGCCACCGACGGCTTCAGCGCTGGGCAGCCTGGCGAGGCCAGCGGCGCCGTGGCGCCTGCGGCGATGGGCAAGCAGGAGGCGCTCAAGCGCTTTACCGTCGACCTTACCGAACAGGCCCGAAGCGGCAAGCTCGACCCTATCGTCGGCCGTGACGAAGAGATCCGCCAGCTGGTCGATATCCTCATGCGACGCCGGCAAAACAACCCGATCCTTACCGGTGAAGCCGGTGTCGGCAAGACCGCCGTGGTCGAAGGGTTCGCCTTGCGCATCGTCGCTGGCGACGTGCCGCCAGCGCTCAAGGACGTCGAGCTGCGCAGCCTGGACGTCGGCCTGCTGCAGGCCGGCGCCAGCATGAAAGGCGAGTTCGAACAGCGCCTGCGCCAGGTGATCGAGGATGTGCAGGCCTCGCCCAAACCGATCATTCTGTTCATCGATGAAGCCCATACCCTGGTCGGTGCCGGTGGCGCCGCCGGCACCGGCGATGCCGCCAACCTGCTCAAGCCGGCACTGGCCCGTGGCAGCCTGCGCACGGTGGCGGCTACCACCTGGGCCGAGTACAAGAAGCACATCGAGAAGGACCCGGCCCTGACCCGCCGCTTCCAGGTGGTGCAGGTGGACGAGCCGAGCGAAGCCAAGGCGCTGCTGATGATGCGTGGGGTGGCATCGACCATGGAGCAGCACCACCAGGTGCAGATCCTCGACGAAGCACTCGAAGCCGCGGTCAAGCTGTCGCACCGCTACATCCCGGCGCGCCAGCTGCCGGACAAATCGGTGAGCCTGCTCGATACCGCCTGCGCGCGCGTGGCCATCAGCCTGCACGCGGTGCCAGCCGAGGTCGACGACAGCCGCCGGCGTATCGAGGCGCTGGAGGTCGAGCAGGCGATCATCGCCCGTGAAGCCGCCATCGGTGTGCCTACCGGGCAGCGCCAGGCTCAGGCCGACACCCTGCTGGCCGAAGAGCGCCAACGCCTGGCCACGCTGGAAAGCCGCTGGGCCGAAGAAAAGGCCCTGGTCGACCAATTGCTGGCCACCCGCGCCCAGCTGCGCGACCAGGCCGGGGTGGTCGACCAGGACGCGCAGGTGCCAGGCAACCCTGAACTGCGCGAAACGCTGGCCGACCTGCAACGGCGCCTGAGCGCCCTGCAAGGCGAGAGCCCGTTGATCCTGCCGACCGTGGATTACCAGGCAGTCGCCTCGGTGGTGGCCGACTGGACCGGGATTCCGGTGGGACGCATGGCGCGCAACGAGATCGAGACCGTGCTCAACCTCGACAGCCTGCTGGCCAGGCGCATCATTGGCCAGGACCACGCGCTTGAAATGATCGCCAAGCGCATCCAGACCTCCCGCGCCGGCCTCGACAACCCGAACAAGCCGATTGGCGTGTTCATGCTCGCCGGCACCTCTGGCGTGGGCAAGACCGAGACCGCACTGGCCCTGGCCGAGGCGCTGTACGGCGGTGAACAGAACCTGATCACCATCAACATGAGCGAGTTCCAGGAGGCCCATACCGTCTCGACCCTCAAGGGCGCCCCGCCTGGCTACGTCGGCTACGGCGAAGGCGGTGTGCTGACCGAGGCCGTGCGCCGCCGGCCGTACAGCGTGGTGCTGTTGGACGAGGTGGAAAAAGCCCACCCGGACGTGCACGAGATCTTCTTCCAGGTGTTCGACAAGGGCGTGATGGAGGACGGCGAAGGCCGCCAGATCGATTTCCGCAACACGCTGATTCTGCTCACCACCAACGCCGGTACCGAGCTCATTGCGCGCACTTGCAGCGACCCACAGGCCCTGCCCGACCCGGACGCGGTGGCCAGCCAGCTGCGCAAGCCGCTGCTGGAAATCTTCCCGCCGGCGCTGCTCGGCCGCCTGGTGACCATCCCCTACTACCCGCTCAGCGACGCCATGCTCAAGGCCATCACCCGCCTGCAACTGGAGCGCATCCGCAAGCGCGTCGAAGGCACGCACAAGGTCGGCTTCGCCTACGACGAAGGGGTGGTGGAGCTGATCGTCTCGCGCTGTACCGAAACCGAAAGCGGTGGCCGCATGATCGACGCCATCCTCACCAACGGCCTGCTGCCGGACATGAGCCGCGAGTTCCTCACCCGCATGCTCGAAGGCAAGCCGCTGGCGAGCGTGCGCATCAGCCGCCGCGACAACGACTTGCACTATGACTTCGGCGCAGCCGACTGA
- a CDS encoding type VI secretion system tip protein VgrG has product MLFTQFTRLAQINSPLGPDKLILAEMGGSDELGRLFDYELQLTSDDPAIDLNALLGKPMSLSVQQGLGTSRYFHGIVARCSQSVDQGQFASYRVTLRPWLWLLTRTSDCRIFQHLSAPQIIKQVFRDLGFSDFEDALSRSYREREYCVQYRETSFDFVSRLMEEEGIYYFFRHEAQRHVLVLADAYGAHPQVPGYESVPFYPPDGQHRERDHINDWHLAQEVQPGSLELNDYDFQRPSARIDVRSAMPRPHQAGDYPLYDYPGAYQQSQDGEHYARTRLESLQSLHERVELRGNARGLGSGHLFSLSGFTRQDQNREYLIVGARYYVHQERLESGTGSSAAQFESNLSCIDAQQSFRPQGSTVRPIVKGPQTAVVVGPAGEEIWTDQYGRVKVHFHWDRHDQSNENSSCWIRVSQAWAGKNWGSMQIPRIGQEVIVSFLEGDPDRPIITGRVYNAEQSVPYDLPANATQSGMKSRSSKGGSPANFNEIRMEDKKGAEQIYVHAERNMDTVVEQSETLAVGINRTQTVGMLETITIGQDRIRAVRRDDMLLVGASKTDSVSTSYLIEVGENLRLVCGKSVIELNASGQINISCEQFSFHARQNGEINTDGTLDLNVGSGAQTAPDNQGVKKTIDDSVKAIFSGSDQ; this is encoded by the coding sequence ATGCTGTTCACGCAGTTCACGCGCCTGGCGCAGATCAACAGCCCGTTGGGGCCGGACAAGCTGATCCTGGCCGAAATGGGTGGCAGCGACGAGCTCGGCCGCCTGTTCGACTATGAGCTGCAGCTGACCAGCGACGACCCGGCCATCGACCTCAATGCCCTGCTGGGCAAGCCGATGAGCCTGAGCGTGCAGCAGGGCCTCGGCACGTCACGTTACTTCCATGGCATCGTCGCCCGCTGCAGCCAGTCGGTGGACCAGGGCCAGTTCGCCAGCTACCGGGTCACCCTGCGCCCGTGGCTGTGGCTGCTGACCCGCACCAGCGACTGCCGCATCTTCCAGCACCTGAGCGCGCCACAGATCATTAAGCAGGTGTTTCGCGACCTGGGCTTTTCCGACTTCGAGGATGCCCTGAGCCGCAGCTACCGCGAACGCGAATACTGCGTGCAGTACCGCGAGACCAGCTTCGACTTCGTCAGCCGGTTGATGGAAGAGGAAGGCATCTACTACTTCTTCCGCCACGAAGCGCAGCGCCACGTGCTGGTGCTGGCCGACGCCTATGGCGCGCACCCGCAGGTGCCTGGCTACGAAAGCGTGCCCTTCTACCCGCCGGACGGGCAGCACCGCGAGCGTGACCACATCAACGACTGGCACCTGGCCCAGGAAGTCCAGCCAGGTTCCCTGGAGCTCAACGACTACGACTTCCAGCGCCCCAGCGCGCGCATCGACGTGCGCTCGGCCATGCCACGCCCGCACCAGGCCGGTGACTACCCACTGTACGACTACCCCGGCGCCTACCAGCAAAGCCAGGATGGCGAACACTACGCGCGTACTCGCCTGGAGTCGCTGCAGAGCCTGCACGAGCGGGTCGAGCTGCGCGGCAACGCCCGCGGCCTGGGCAGTGGCCACCTGTTCAGCCTCAGCGGGTTCACCCGCCAGGACCAGAACCGCGAGTACCTGATCGTCGGCGCACGCTACTACGTGCATCAGGAGCGCCTGGAAAGCGGCACCGGCAGCAGCGCAGCGCAATTCGAAAGCAACCTCAGCTGCATCGACGCACAGCAGAGCTTCCGCCCGCAGGGCAGCACCGTGCGGCCGATCGTCAAGGGCCCGCAAACCGCCGTGGTGGTCGGGCCCGCCGGCGAGGAAATCTGGACCGACCAATATGGCCGGGTGAAGGTGCACTTCCACTGGGACCGCCACGACCAGTCCAACGAGAACAGCTCCTGCTGGATCCGCGTATCGCAGGCCTGGGCCGGCAAGAACTGGGGCTCGATGCAGATCCCGCGCATCGGCCAGGAGGTGATCGTCAGCTTCCTCGAAGGCGACCCCGACCGGCCCATCATCACTGGCCGCGTCTACAACGCCGAACAGAGCGTGCCCTACGACTTGCCCGCCAATGCTACGCAAAGCGGCATGAAGAGCCGCTCGAGCAAAGGCGGCAGCCCGGCCAATTTCAATGAAATCCGCATGGAAGACAAAAAGGGCGCCGAGCAGATCTACGTGCATGCCGAGCGCAACATGGACACCGTGGTCGAGCAGAGCGAGACGCTGGCGGTCGGCATCAACCGTACCCAGACGGTGGGCATGCTGGAAACCATCACCATCGGCCAGGACCGCATCCGCGCCGTGCGCCGTGACGACATGTTGCTGGTCGGCGCCAGCAAGACCGATAGCGTCAGCACCAGCTACCTGATCGAAGTGGGCGAAAACCTGCGCCTGGTGTGCGGCAAGAGCGTGATCGAGCTCAACGCCAGCGGCCAGATCAATATCAGCTGCGAGCAGTTCAGCTTCCATGCCAGGCAGAACGGCGAGATCAATACCGACGGCACCCTCGACTTGAACGTCGGCAGCGGTGCGCAGACCGCGCCCGACAACCAGGGTGTGAAAAAGACCATCGACGACTCGGTGAAGGCGATCTTCTCCGGCTCCGACCAGTAA